One Malaclemys terrapin pileata isolate rMalTer1 chromosome 9, rMalTer1.hap1, whole genome shotgun sequence DNA window includes the following coding sequences:
- the LOC128843784 gene encoding G-protein coupled receptor 55-like, whose product MANSPVKSYVQLFQITLYIPTFVLGLLFNMMALWFVFCKIRKLTESTIYLVSLITLDTLLLFTLPFKIISYGSQDKWNLGSTFCSFLESLYFVNMYGSILISLCICVDRYIAIRHPFLAISLRSTKKAAMVCSIVCLGVWAGTSFTYQFHDSTITTCFHNFSNKIWENPGVLVTLEIAFLGSMTAMIFCTAQIMICLKRSRKPDDPFTDTSKSVKIVMANLATFVVCFTPFHVALILYYLVKREVITSNLLQILRSFVQISLCWANLNCCLDAICYYFVLKEFLKSPPQESQKTTNSS is encoded by the coding sequence ATGGCGAATAGCCCTGTCAAAAGTTATGTGCAGCTGTTCCAGATAACCCTGTACATTCCAACATTTGTCCTGGGATTGCTGTTCAATATGATGGCTTTGTGGTTTGTCTTTTGTAAGATCAGGAAACTGACAGAATCAACAATCTACCTGGTGTCACTTATTACTCTGGATACCTTGCTGCTGTTTacccttccttttaaaataatttcctatGGCTCCCAGGACAAGTGGAACTTGGGGTCGACATTCTGCTCATTCCTGGAAAGCCTTTACTTTGTGAACATGTATGGGAGCATTCTCATCTCCCTGTGTATATGTGTGGACCGATATATTGCCATCCGACATCcattcttagccatttccctgaGATCCACCAAGAAAGCTGCTATGGTCTGTTCCATCGTCTGCTTGGGTGTGTGGGCTGGAACTTCCTTTACTTACCAATTCCATGATAGCACAATTACTACATGCTTCCATAACTTCTCTAATAAAATATGGGAAAACCCAGGTGTGCTTGTCACCTTGGAGATTGCCTTTCTTGGCAGCATGACAGCAATGATCTTCTGCACAGCTCAGATCATGATATGCTTGAAAAGGAGCAGAAAGCCAGACGATCCCTTTACTGACACAAGTAAATCAGTGAAGATAGTCATGGCAAACCTAGCCACATTTGTTGTCTGTTTCACCCCTTTCCATGTGGCATTGATCTTGTATTATTTGGTAAAAAGAGAGGTCATCACAAGCAATCTTCTGCAAATCTTACGGTCTTTTGTTCAGATCAGCCTCTGCTGGGCTAACCTCAACTGCTGCCTGGATGCAATTTGCTATTATTTTGTCCTTAAGGAGTTTTTGAAATCCCCACCTCAGGAGAGTCAGAAAACAACCAACAGTAGTTAA